One genomic region from Rosa rugosa chromosome 1, drRosRugo1.1, whole genome shotgun sequence encodes:
- the LOC133726107 gene encoding G-type lectin S-receptor-like serine/threonine-protein kinase At2g19130, translating to MESKTNPKFLLSLLFLSLCLESHICYGADTITANQSLSGDRTIVSAGEKFELGFFKAGNTSNYYIGMWYYKKLVSLQTIVWVANRENPVSDRFSSELRISDGNLVLFNESKTHIWSTNVSSSSVSSIHVVLSDNGNLVLRAGSDSSLPLWQSFDYPAHTWLPGARIGFNTVTNQTQVLTSWKNSDDPAPGLFSLELDPNGSDAYFILWNRSIRYWTSGAWDPNNRIFSLVPEMRLNYIYNFSYVKNKNESYFTYSVYDPSTTSRFIMDVSGQIKQVSWLKTGGWNLFWSQPRKQCEVYAYCGAFGSCNEISRPFCNCLNGFEPKSKVDWDLQDYSGGCKRRTTLNCGNGTNGTTDNGKKLKKDRFRELTSMSLPVGGQSVEFGSTSSQCESFCFNNCSCTAYAYVNNNCSIWSGELLSLQQLTADDGNGKTLNLRLAASEFKDPKSKKGLIIGVTVGSAVGIAVLLGLIVVAVLRNRNRVIGKSVEGSLVAFEYRDLQEVTKNFSEKLGGGGFGSVFKGTMPDSSVIAVKKLESVSQGEKQFRTEVSTIGTIQHVNLVRLRGFCSEGAKRLLVYDYMPNGSLDAHLFNQPSDVLEWNTRYQIALGTARGLAYLHEKCRDCIIHCDIKPENILLDTELCPKVADFGLAKLVGREFSRVLTTMRGTRGYLAPEWISGVAVTAKADVFSYGMMLFEIVSGRRNSEPSEDGKVRFFPTWAAGVVTSNEEGDVLSLLDPKLGRNGDAEEIMRVLRVACWCVQDDEAHRPSMGQVVQILEGVLDVNMPWIPRSLQLFGDSQHIVFFTESSSSQSSHAPSNNISTASSQTKSAASSTVSKRSEDHQTST from the coding sequence ATGGAgtccaaaacaaacccaaaattcTTGCTTTCCTTGCTTTTCTTAAGCCTATGCCTCGAGTCCCATATCTGCTATGGAGCTGACACCATCACAGCAAACCAGTCTCTCTCTGGTGACAGAACCATTGTTTCAGCTGGTGAGAAATTTGAACTGGGTTTCTTCAAGGCAGGTAATACTTCAAACTACTACATAGGCATGTGGTACTACAAGAAATTAGTGTCTTTGCAAACCATAGTCTGGGTGGCCAATAGGGAGAATCCAGTCTCTGATAGATTTTCTTCAGAGTTGAGAATTTCAGATGGTAATCTGGTGCTGTTTAATGAGTCCAAAACCCATATTTGGTCCACAAATGTCAGTTCAAGTTCAGTTTCTTCTATACATGTAGTTCTTTCAGATAATGGAAACCTTGTGCTAAGAGCTGGGTCTGATTCATCTTTGCCTTTATGGCAAAGTTTTGATTATCCAGCTCATACTTGGCTACCAGGAGCTAGAATTGGGTTCAACACTGTTACAAACCAAACCCAAGTCCTGACTTCATGGAAGAATTCTGATGATCCTGCACCGGGTCTTTTCTCTCTTGAGCTTGACCCGAATGGAAGCGATGCATATTTCATACTGTGGAATAGGTCTATTCGGTATTGGACTAGTGGAGCTTGGGATCCAAACAATCGTATTTTCAGTTTGGTTCCTGAGATGAGGCTTAACTATATCTACAACTTCAGCTAtgttaaaaacaaaaatgagagCTACTTCACCTATTCTGTTTATGATCCTAGCACCACATCTCGATTCATAATGGATGTATCGGGTCAGATTAAGCAAGTGTCCTGGTTGAAAACTGGGGGGTGGAACTTGTTTTGGTCTCAACCAAGGAAACAATGTGAGGTTTATGCTTATTGTGGGGCATTTGGCAGTTGCAATGAGATTTCTCGGCCATTCTGTAATTGTTTGAATGGTTTTGAGCCGAAATCGAAGGTGGACTGGGATTTGCAGGATTATTCTGGTGGCTGCAAAAGACGGACTACGCTGAATTGTGGGAATGGTACCAATGGTACTACTGATAATGGAAAGAAACTGAAGAAAGACCGTTTTCGAGAACTGACTAGCATGTCATTGCCTGTGGGTGGTCAATCTGTGGAGTTTGGGAGTACTTCTTCGCAATGTGAATCTTTTTGCTTCAATAATTGCAGTTGCACTGCTTATGCATATGTCAACAATAATTGTTCAATTTGGTCTGGAGAGCTCTTGAGTCTGCAACAACTCACAGCAGATGACGGTAATGGAAAAACTTTGAACCTCAGACTTGCAGCTTCCGAGTTTAAGGATCCGAAAAGTAAAAAGGGATTGATTATCGGTGTTACAGTAGGCTCAGCTGTTGGGATAGCAGTTCTTTTAGGCCTTATTGTGGTTGCGGTGTTGAGAAACAGAAatagagtgattggaaaatcaGTGGAGGGTTCATTGGTGGCATTTGAGTATAGAGATCTTCAAGAAGTAACAAAGAACTTCTCGGAGAAATTGGGGGGAGGAGGTTTTGGTTCTGTCTTCAAGGGCACAATGCCTGATTCATCAGTCATAGCAGTGAAGAAGCTCGAAAGTGTTAGCCAAGGAGAGAAGCAATTCAGAACAGAAGTCAGCACAATTGGGACAATCCAACATGTCAATCTCGTTCGGCTTCGTGGGTTCTGCTCTGAAGGTGCCAAGAGGTTGTTGGTCTATGATTACATGCCTAATGGATCTCTGGATGCTCACCTTTTCAATCAGCCAAGCGATGTTTTGGAGTGGAATACAAGATACCAAATTGCTCTGGGGACAGCAAGAGGGTTGGCTTATCTTCATGAGAAATGTAGAGATTGTATCATACATTGCGACATAAAGCCAGAAAACATTCTCCTAGATACTGAACTTTGTCCCAAAGTTGCTGACTTTGGCCTGGCAAAGCTTGTTGGAAGAGAGTTCAGCCGAGTCCTGACCACAATGAGAGGCACACGAGGCTATCTTGCACCAGAGTGGATTTCAGGAGTGGCAGTCACAGCAAAAGCTGATGTTTTCAGCTACGGAATGATGCTCTTTGAAATTGTATCAGGAAGACGAAACTCTGAGCCATCTGAAGACGGCAAAGTTAGATTCTTCCCAACTTGGGCTGCTGGCGTGGTCACGAGTAACGAAGAAGGCGATGTGCTGAGCCTATTGGACCCGAAATTAGGGAGAAATGGTGATGCGGAAGAGATCATGAGGGTTCTTAGAGTTGCTTGCTGGTGTGTCCAAGATGATGAGGCTCATAGACCATCAATGGGTCAAGTGGTGCAGATTCTCGAGggggttttggatgtgaacatGCCCTGGATTCCAAGATCACTCCAACTCTTTGGAGATAGCCAGCACATAGTTTTCTTCACagagtcatcttcaagccagAGCTCACATGCACCGAGCAATAACATATCAACAGCTTCATCTCAGACCAAGAGCGCTGCATCTTCAACTGTCTCCAAGAGATCTGAAGATCATCAAACGAGCACATAA
- the LOC133726108 gene encoding uncharacterized protein LOC133726108, whose translation MSQRTGNSEPNFLSLTAKFCDGNMNTKWVEKLSQNSASVASPSVSYGYWNSEPNPLSLSTGFCDGDFAERSKKWVGKSSKSSASVASPPASHEHRNSEPDPLSLSSGVPVGSIAEKKKKVMMMKKKRVGKSSQSSGGVVASPSVSHGNEVSEDSTVHISKKLSSPDRTQNSLSVGMQSSDYCSKISKQGSDELSSTSVVEDVVVQCNKQVELEDSKNRSHTGCTYNGKENRHFGWNRRQYNAREGHVNWGKKPSYRNGVKDVNPAENRFAAERSSLANDGILPSPLISSGYNNGKENRHNGWNRKQYNAREGHVNWGKKPSYRNGVKDVNLAENRFWSERNSLANDAISPTPSNSSGHKNAAYRYRKRDAPPRLLNESSQGAASPQRLNGTLFVSVKSQTEGLESDSEKLVGRSPNSIKPVNCNMKKGPRNYEAVFSELHSKCKQLSMGCFDMHDYKRDAAGTNGKQIASHGDRHYLTSPSMYSKMSTQGVMNGIQQHKFRKIPSMEHEFGKLVHVSLDGIPCFHTDHKLEKDTAGADIMERTAVGTKEFRPVDRISSASISNEFNLLPDLSRELNNSHLAGNTISCNQLISYDDPKVYQSAAEIGQKIERKGYDAKNRGPKDPDQFLIGSNMGMKALNAAYQMQLASETVQLAMGSPLAEFETFIHCAVPVIPSSSVHKEYSVSLGTQPSHSLLSKHQIPNVSLHSVWNWYEIPGNYGLDVKVVCPKTLTGLPNDSMSFQAYFVPSLSAIQLFGPHIPGCKRSFSNSSEAVHLNHIRVGSFDVALHDGSCVQSLDCSPVFSSDAELIFEFFEVELPHHRRPFYNKILELIGAGTSNPQVFGDPSKLTSLNLPDLHPASWFSVAWYPIYQIPEGHLRASFLTYHSLGHFVQRPGSTVAPGCIFFPVLGLQSYNSQDECWFEPKIPSSEEPTSFDTTGILIKRLRTLDENALHFARGWVYKDKVMVQNRHPDYEFFTSRKHVTNSYVR comes from the exons ATGAGCCAAAGAACTGGGAATTCTGAACCCAATTTTTTGTCTTTAACCGctaagttttgtgatggaaatATGAACACTAAGTGGGTAGAAAAGTTATCTCAGAACAGTGCTAGTGTAGCCTCTCCATCTGTGTCATATGGGTACTGGAATTCTGAACCCAATCCTTTATCTTTAAGCACTGGTTTTTGTGATGGAGATTTTGCTGAGAGAAGCAAGAAGTGGGTGGGAAAGTCATCTAAGAGCAGTGCTAGTGTAGCCTCTCCACCTGCATCACATGAGCATCGGAATTCTGAACCCGATCCTCTGTCTTTGAGCTCCGGCGTACCTGTTGGAAGTATTgctgagaaaaagaagaaggtgatgatgatgaagaagaagagggttgGAAAGTCATCTCAGAGCAGTGGTGGTGTTGTAGCCTCTCCATCTGTATCACATGGGAATGAGGTTTCCGAAGATTCAACGGTTCACATTTCCAAGAAACTTTCGTCTCCTGATCGTACCCAGAACAGCTTATCAGTTGGAATGCAGAGTTCTGATTACTGTTCAAAGATAAGCAAACAAGGGTCTGATGAATTAAGCAGTACTAGTGTTGTTGAGGATGTTGTAGTTCAGTGTAACAAACAGGTTGAACTTGAAGATTCCAAGAATCGAAGCCACACAGGTTGCACTTacaatggaaaagaaaataggCATTTTGGTTGGAACAGGAGGCAGTACAATGCCAGGGAAGGACATGTGAATTGGGGGAAGAAACCAAGTTACAGAAATGGTGTGAAAGATGTTAACCCGGCAGAGAATCGTTTTGCGgctgagcgtagctcattagcTAATGATGGTATCTTACCTTCTCCATTGATTTCATCTGGATACAacaatggaaaagaaaataggCATAATGGTTGGAACAGGAAGCAGTACAATGCTAGGGAAGGACATGTGAATTGGGGGAAGAAACCAAGTTACAGAAATGGTGTGAAAGATGTCAACCTGGCAGAGAATCGCTTTTGGTCTGAGCGGAATTCATTAGCCAATGATGCCATCTCACCTACTCCATCGAATTCCTCTGGACACAAAAATGCTGCTTATAGATATAGAAAAAGGGATGCCCCTCCAAGACTATTGAATGAGTCATCACAGGGGGCTGCTTCTCCACAGAGGTTGAATGGGACACTTTTTGTTTCAGTAAAAAGTCAAACGGAAGGCTTGGAAAGTGACTCTGAAAAATTAGTAGGAAGATCACCTAATTCAATTAAGCCTGTGAATTGCAATATGAAAAAAGGACCCCGCAATTATGAAGCAGTCTTCTCTGAGTTGCACAGTAAGTGTAAACAATTGTCAATGGGTTGTTTTGATATGCACGATTACAAGAGAGATGCTGCAGGAACAAATGGCAAGCAGATTGCAAGTCATGGTGATCGACACTATTTAACCTCACCTTCCATGTATTCTAAAATGTCTACTCAGGGAGTGATGAATGGTATTCAACAACACAAATTCAGGAAGATACCAAGCATGGAACATGAGTTTGGTAAGTTGGTACATGTATCCTTGGACGGTATACCATGCTTTCATACTGATCACAAACTTGAGAAAGATACTGCTGGAGCAGATATTATGGAGCGGACAGCTGTTGGTACAAAAGAGTTCAGGCCAGTGGACAGAATTTCATCTGCCAGTATCTCCAATGAGTTCAATCTCTTACCAGATTTAAGCAGGGAGTTAAATAATAGCCATCTGGCGGGAAACACAATATCCTGCAATCAACTGATTTCTTATGATGATCCAAAGGTTTATCAGTCTGCTGCTGAAATAGGtcaaaaaatagaaagaaaaggtTATGATGCAAAGAATAGAGGACCAAAGGACCCTGACCAATTTCTAATTGGTTCAAATATGGGAATGAAAGCTCTAAATGCTGCTTACCAAATGCAATTAGCATCTGAAACTGTTCAGCTCGCAATGGGTTCTCCACTTGCAGAGTTTGAAACATTCATCCACTGCGCTGTTCCTGTTATTCCTTCTTCGTCTGTACATAAAGAATATTCTGTTTCCTTGGGTACTCAGCCATCTCACAGTTTACTATCCAAGCACCAGATACCAAATGTATCACTTCACAGTGTTTGGAACTGGTATGAGATACCAGGGAATTACGGGTTGGATGTCAAGGTAGTTTGTCCTAAAACCCTCACTGGCCTTCCAAATGATTCAATGTCATTCCAAGCCTATTTTGTTCCCTCCCTTTCTGCTATTCAATTGTTTGGACCACACATCCCTGGTTGCAAAAGATCATTTTCCAATTCTTCAGAAGCAGTACATCTCAACCATATTCGGGTTGGTTCATTTGATGTTGCCCTACATGATGGAAGTTGCGTTCAAAGTCTGGATTGTTCACCTGTCTTCTCCTCTGATGCTGAGCTCATATTTGAGTTTTTTGAGGTTGAGCTGCCACACCACCGGAGGCCTTTTTACAACAA AATTCTGGAGCTAATTGGTGCTGGAACTTCTAATCCTCAAGTATTTGGTGACCCATCAAAGCTCACTAGTCTGAATTTGCCTGATTTACATCCTGCATCTTG GTTTTCGGTGGCTTGGTATCCTATATATCAAATTCCAGAAGGGCACCTACGCGCATCATTCTTGACTTACCATTCACTTGGACATTTTGTTCAGAGACCTGGTTCAACTGTTGCTCCAGGTTGCATTTTCTTCCCTGTGTTAGGCTTGCAAAGCTACAATTCTCAG GATGAATGTtggtttgaacccaaaataccTTCTTCAGAAGAACCGACATCTTTTGACACCACAGGAATTCTCATAAAAAGGCTCAGGACGTTGGACGAAAATGCTTTACATTTCGCTAGAGGCTGGGTTTACAAGGATAAAGTCATGGTGCAGAACAGACATCCAGATTACGAGTTCTTCACTTCCCGAAAACACGTTACAAATAGTTATGTACGATGA
- the LOC133744605 gene encoding uncharacterized protein LOC133744605, translating to MKNGSRSKFLLCFRPVVDMEMVVESKGVVVDRPTRRSRTKPIENTKVEKTKVVEVKEEEEEEEVKVQAPLTKTMSLDRECSMISSQSSKMPRSRHNRTFSRVIKAVVFETILAKKVRDGRVVRQDSFGSKRSYSMNRGKSLSLETDELMITPTETNSHEVKVNCSSNPDSAKQSTKNQEDSVTILSKKKKKDSVTKPKKNEKGSCELNSGMYLLLISLAITVLWGRVFAILFTSLWLYFFTWSCPTSYRRRPENVRKWSEAESRDQKRRVIMEGLIERNHHFHSSQREH from the exons ATGAAAAACGGTTCCAGAAGCAAGTTTCTGCTTTGCTTCCGACCCGTGGTCGACATGGAAATGGTGGTCGAGTCTAAAGGTGTCGTCGTTGATCGTCCTACGCGCAGAAGTAGAACTAAGCCGATCGAGAACACCAAGGTCGAAAAGACcaaggtggtggaggtgaaggaggaggaggaggaggaggaggtgaaaGTCCAAGCCCCGTTAACCAAAACCATGTCTTTGGATAGAGAGTGCTCCATGATCAGTTCTCAGAGCTCCAAGATGCCTCGGTCTCGTCACAATCGGACGTTTTCCCGGGTCATCAAAGCCGTGGTCTTCGAAACGATTCTG GCCAAGAAGGTTCGAGACGGCAGAGTTGTCCGGCAAGACTCGTTCGGATCGAAACGGAGCTATTCGATGAACAGAGGAAAGTCTCTGAGTTTGGAGACTGATGAATTGATGATCACACCTACAGAAACTAATTCTCATGAAGTCAAAGTCAATTGTAGTTCGAATCCGGACTCGGCAAAACAGAGCACGAAGAATCAAGAAGACTCTGTTACGatactttcaaaaaaaaaaaaaaaagactctgTTACGAAACCCAAGAAGAACGAAAAGGGTTCCTGTGAGCTCAATTCCGGAATGTATTTACTTCTTATCAGCCTCGCAATCACTGTTTTATGGGGGAGGGTGTTTGCTATTCTCTTCACATCACTTTGGCTCTACTTTTTCACATGGAGTTGCCCAACTAGTTATCGCCGGCGTCCGGAAAACGTTAGAAAGTGGTCGGAGGCGGAGTCCAGGGATCAGAAGAGGAGGGTCATAATGGAAGGGTTGATTGAAagaaaccaccatttccacAGTAGTCAGAGAGAGCATTAA